Proteins encoded by one window of Pseudonocardia alni:
- a CDS encoding ABC transporter permease, translating into MTWVFDNLDSVLDALAEHVVYALIPVLLGLVFAIPLGWVANRNATLRTIMTNAAGLLYTVPSLALFVFMPPLLGTQILDPVNVIVALTVYTVALLVRTVSDALSAVPGHVVDAANAMGYTPVRRFVGVELPLAVPVIVAGLRVAAVSTISLVTVGAVIGFGGLGLLFTEGFNRSNDAQIVSGIVLVLLLALVVDSALLLGGRLLTPWQRARTGKAGA; encoded by the coding sequence GTGACCTGGGTGTTCGACAACCTCGACTCCGTGCTCGACGCGCTCGCCGAGCACGTCGTGTACGCCCTGATCCCGGTGCTGCTCGGGCTGGTGTTCGCGATCCCGCTGGGCTGGGTCGCCAACCGCAACGCGACGCTGCGCACGATCATGACCAACGCCGCCGGGCTGCTCTATACGGTCCCGTCGCTGGCGCTGTTCGTGTTCATGCCGCCGCTGCTCGGCACCCAGATCCTCGATCCGGTCAACGTGATCGTCGCGCTGACGGTCTACACCGTCGCGTTGCTCGTGCGGACCGTGTCCGACGCGCTGTCCGCGGTGCCGGGCCACGTCGTCGACGCGGCGAACGCGATGGGCTACACCCCGGTCCGGCGCTTCGTCGGCGTGGAGCTGCCGCTCGCCGTGCCGGTGATCGTGGCCGGCCTGCGCGTCGCCGCGGTGTCCACGATCAGCCTGGTCACGGTGGGTGCGGTGATCGGCTTCGGCGGGCTCGGTCTGCTGTTCACCGAGGGCTTCAACCGCAGCAACGACGCGCAGATCGTCTCCGGCATCGTGCTGGTGCTGCTGCTCGCGCTCGTCGTCGACTCGGCCCTGCTGCTCGGCGGCAGGCTGCTCACCCCCTGGCAGCGGGCCCGTACCGGGAAGGCGGGGGCATGA
- a CDS encoding ABC transporter permease, with translation MTYFGWLFDGGNWEGSTGILARLAEHLGYTALTLLVAVLIAVPLGAWIGHTGRGGFLVVGLANGLRALPTLGLLVLITTLVGLSLVGPIITLIVLAVPAVLAGTYAGIRNVDPAVVDAATGMGMRGPEVLWKVELPNALPLIIGGLRSATLQVIATATIAAYVSLGGLGRFIIDGLGQRDFGMMIGGSILVALLAIVADLLLGGLQKLIVSPGLQATGRTAPRRLRAVPTRPEPVREAA, from the coding sequence ATGACCTACTTCGGCTGGCTGTTCGACGGCGGGAACTGGGAGGGATCGACCGGCATCCTCGCCCGGCTCGCCGAGCACCTCGGCTATACCGCCCTGACCCTGCTGGTCGCGGTGCTGATCGCGGTGCCCCTGGGCGCCTGGATCGGGCACACCGGCCGCGGCGGCTTCCTCGTCGTCGGCCTGGCGAACGGGCTGCGCGCCCTGCCCACCCTGGGCCTGCTGGTGCTGATCACCACACTGGTCGGGCTGTCGCTGGTCGGCCCGATCATCACCCTCATCGTGCTGGCGGTGCCCGCGGTGCTCGCCGGCACCTACGCCGGCATCCGCAACGTCGACCCGGCCGTCGTCGACGCCGCCACCGGGATGGGCATGCGCGGGCCCGAGGTGCTGTGGAAGGTCGAGCTCCCCAACGCGCTGCCGCTGATCATCGGCGGGCTGCGCAGCGCGACCCTGCAGGTCATCGCGACCGCGACCATCGCCGCCTACGTCTCGCTCGGCGGGCTCGGCCGGTTCATCATCGACGGCCTCGGCCAGCGCGACTTCGGCATGATGATCGGTGGCTCGATCCTGGTCGCGCTGCTCGCGATCGTCGCCGACCTGCTCCTGGGCGGGTTGCAGAAGCTGATCGTCTCGCCCGGCCTGCAGGCCACCGGCCGGACCGCGCCGCGCCGGCTGCGCGCGGTGCCCACCCGTCCCGAACCCGTCCGCGAAGCGGCCTGA